In Minwuia thermotolerans, the following proteins share a genomic window:
- the cysD gene encoding sulfate adenylyltransferase subunit CysD, with protein MDHLDRLESQSIYIFREAFNRLDRVGMLWSLGKDSNVMIWLARKAFFGRVPFPVMHVDTGKKFPEMYEFRDRYAKEWDLTFLRGECPPIEEMDPSLPPAARSAARKTEGLKRFLAENPFDGIFAGIRRDEEATRAKERVFSPRGEGGQWNFRDQPPEFWDQFNTEFPPGTHIRIHPLLHWTEVDIWLYTQREKIPVIDLYFAKDGKRYRSLGDKDITSPVASNATTIEEIIEELRTTKIPERAGRAMDHEAEDAFERLRADGYM; from the coding sequence ATGGATCATCTCGACCGGCTGGAAAGCCAGAGCATCTATATCTTCCGCGAGGCCTTCAACCGCCTCGACCGGGTCGGCATGCTCTGGTCCCTCGGCAAGGATTCCAACGTCATGATCTGGCTGGCCCGCAAGGCCTTCTTCGGCCGCGTGCCCTTCCCCGTCATGCACGTCGACACGGGCAAGAAGTTCCCGGAGATGTACGAGTTCCGCGACCGTTACGCGAAGGAGTGGGACCTGACCTTCCTGCGCGGCGAGTGCCCGCCGATCGAGGAGATGGACCCGAGCCTGCCGCCGGCGGCGCGCTCGGCGGCGCGCAAGACCGAGGGCCTGAAGCGGTTCCTGGCCGAGAACCCCTTCGACGGCATCTTCGCCGGCATCCGCCGCGACGAGGAGGCGACCCGCGCCAAGGAGCGCGTGTTCAGCCCCCGCGGCGAAGGCGGGCAGTGGAACTTCCGCGACCAGCCGCCGGAGTTCTGGGACCAGTTCAACACCGAGTTTCCGCCGGGCACGCACATCCGCATCCATCCCCTGCTGCACTGGACCGAGGTCGATATCTGGCTCTACACCCAGCGCGAGAAGATCCCGGTCATCGACCTGTACTTCGCGAAGGACGGCAAGCGCTACCGCAGCCTGGGCGACAAGGACATCACCAGCCCCGTCGCCTCGAACGCCACGACCATCGAGGAAATCATCGAGGAGCTCCGGACCACGAAGATCCCCGAGCGCGCCGGGCGCGCCATGGACCACGAGGCCGAGGACGCCTTCGAGCGCCTGCGCGCCGACGGGTACATGTAG
- a CDS encoding DUF3576 domain-containing protein, with the protein MRGAGLGYEGAMIPFVTSLRPPRAAAGLRRAAFAAALAMVASACGVFGGDDEAPAQPVSNQTVIPQPSSGGGAAGSEAAPANPFMWQATLETIGFMPILELDDLAGVIETGWYIPPGAPTERFRADVAFSSRALRAESMELTMERQELDDAGNWREVPVSPAVPTNLVDSILARALVLRQESGSL; encoded by the coding sequence GTGCGCGGCGCGGGGCTCGGATATGAAGGCGCCATGATCCCGTTCGTGACATCCCTTCGGCCGCCTCGCGCGGCCGCCGGCCTGCGCCGGGCGGCGTTCGCCGCCGCGCTCGCCATGGTTGCGTCTGCCTGCGGCGTCTTCGGCGGCGACGACGAAGCGCCGGCCCAGCCTGTTTCGAATCAGACGGTTATCCCACAGCCTTCGAGCGGCGGCGGAGCCGCAGGTTCGGAAGCGGCGCCGGCCAATCCGTTCATGTGGCAGGCGACGCTGGAAACCATCGGCTTCATGCCGATCCTCGAGCTCGACGATCTGGCCGGCGTGATCGAGACCGGATGGTACATTCCGCCCGGCGCACCCACCGAAAGATTCCGCGCCGACGTGGCATTTTCATCACGCGCGCTGCGGGCCGAATCCATGGAACTGACGATGGAGCGCCAGGAACTGGACGACGCCGGCAACTGGCGCGAGGTGCCGGTCTCGCCGGCGGTGCCGACCAACCTGGTGGATTCGATCCTGGCCCGCGCCCTGGTGCTGCGCCAGGAGTCCGGCAGTCTCTGA
- a CDS encoding xanthine dehydrogenase family protein molybdopterin-binding subunit, with protein sequence MKFGIGDGPRRVEDPVLVRGQGRYTDDVHVEGALKGHVFRSPVAHATITKLDVEAARSAPGVVAVLTGEELTQDDVKPLACLTDIRNGDGSKHPKPPRHILAKEKVRHVGEPVAFIVAETLAQARDAADLIEFDFDELPVATGTYEATLDGAPQVWEEAPNNVILDYEKGDKEEVAAIFDKAAKVSKVRIVNNRLVCNAMEPRAAVAEVKPGDGKITLYVPSQGPAMQMQQLSAMLGIDMKNLRLVTGHVGGGFGTKAFLYPEACLTLWAAKRLGRSVRWTGDRGEMFVSDSQGRDHVTFVEVAMDEQNRFQALRATTYAALGAYLANFAPFIPTDACAGMYTGLYKIPKMYLNVKGVMTNTVPTDAYRGAGRPEAAYMIERLVEQAAKDAGISSDEIRRINFPDADEMPHTMGLGDVIDSGDFTGLMEDAMKDADWAGFAERRKQSEARGRLRGIGMATYVERCGGGAGVPARISFEEKGKVRIYSGGLDSGQGHAVSYAQILSQKLGIDAEDIELIQGDTDRTPPGFTGGSKSIPVGGASVLDAAEAALEKGRKVAAKMLETAEVDIEYADGRFSVAGTDRGMSLYEVAEAAKDPANLPEGVEPGLDNEQNHNNEKPTFPNGCHICEVEVDPQTGQVELLDYTVVDDFGVTLNPILLEGQVHGGIVQGVGQAWHEHTVYDEETGQLLSGSFMDYQMPRAEDFPPIRFRTRNVRCTTNPLGVKGAGEAGAIGAPPAFVNAVRNAVDGKGNLEGLEMPLTPVKVWTALHG encoded by the coding sequence ATGAAATTCGGCATTGGCGACGGCCCGCGGCGGGTCGAGGATCCGGTCCTGGTGCGCGGCCAGGGACGCTATACCGACGACGTGCACGTGGAGGGCGCGCTGAAGGGCCATGTCTTCCGCTCGCCCGTGGCGCACGCGACGATCACGAAGCTGGACGTCGAGGCGGCGCGCAGCGCGCCCGGCGTGGTCGCGGTGCTGACCGGCGAGGAGCTGACGCAGGACGACGTCAAGCCGCTGGCCTGTCTCACCGACATCCGCAACGGCGACGGCTCGAAGCATCCCAAGCCGCCGCGCCACATCCTGGCGAAGGAGAAGGTGCGCCATGTCGGCGAACCGGTCGCCTTCATCGTCGCCGAAACGCTGGCGCAGGCGCGCGACGCCGCCGACCTGATCGAGTTCGACTTCGACGAGCTGCCAGTGGCCACCGGCACCTACGAGGCGACGCTGGACGGCGCGCCGCAGGTCTGGGAGGAGGCGCCGAACAACGTCATCCTGGACTACGAGAAGGGCGACAAGGAGGAAGTCGCAGCCATCTTCGACAAGGCCGCGAAGGTCTCGAAGGTCCGCATCGTCAACAACCGCCTGGTCTGCAACGCCATGGAGCCGCGCGCGGCCGTGGCCGAGGTGAAGCCGGGCGACGGGAAGATCACCCTCTACGTGCCCAGTCAGGGCCCGGCCATGCAGATGCAGCAGCTCTCGGCCATGCTGGGCATCGACATGAAGAACCTCCGGCTGGTCACCGGCCATGTCGGCGGCGGCTTCGGCACCAAGGCGTTCCTCTATCCGGAGGCCTGCCTGACGCTGTGGGCGGCGAAGCGGCTGGGCCGCTCCGTGCGCTGGACCGGCGACCGGGGCGAGATGTTCGTCTCCGACAGCCAGGGCCGCGACCACGTCACCTTCGTGGAGGTGGCGATGGACGAGCAGAACCGCTTCCAGGCGCTCAGGGCGACCACCTATGCGGCGCTGGGCGCCTATCTGGCGAACTTCGCGCCCTTCATCCCGACCGACGCATGCGCCGGCATGTACACCGGGCTCTACAAGATCCCGAAGATGTACCTCAACGTGAAGGGCGTCATGACCAACACCGTGCCGACCGACGCCTATCGCGGCGCGGGCCGGCCGGAGGCCGCCTACATGATCGAGCGGCTGGTGGAGCAGGCGGCGAAGGACGCCGGTATCAGCTCCGACGAGATCCGCCGCATCAACTTCCCCGACGCCGACGAGATGCCCCACACCATGGGACTGGGCGACGTCATCGATTCCGGCGACTTCACCGGCCTGATGGAAGACGCCATGAAGGACGCCGACTGGGCCGGTTTCGCGGAGCGCCGCAAGCAGTCGGAAGCCCGCGGCCGGCTGCGCGGCATCGGCATGGCCACCTATGTCGAGCGCTGCGGCGGCGGCGCCGGGGTTCCGGCGCGCATCAGCTTCGAGGAGAAGGGCAAGGTCCGGATCTATTCCGGCGGCCTCGATTCCGGCCAGGGCCACGCCGTCTCCTACGCCCAGATCCTGTCGCAGAAGCTGGGCATCGACGCCGAGGACATCGAGCTGATCCAGGGCGACACCGACCGCACGCCGCCCGGCTTCACCGGCGGCTCCAAGTCGATCCCCGTGGGCGGCGCCTCGGTGCTGGACGCGGCCGAAGCCGCGCTGGAGAAGGGCCGCAAGGTGGCCGCGAAGATGCTGGAGACGGCCGAGGTCGACATCGAATACGCCGACGGCCGGTTCTCGGTCGCCGGCACCGACCGGGGCATGTCCCTGTACGAGGTCGCCGAGGCGGCGAAGGATCCGGCCAACCTGCCCGAGGGCGTCGAGCCGGGCCTGGACAACGAGCAGAACCACAACAACGAGAAGCCGACCTTCCCCAACGGCTGCCACATCTGCGAGGTCGAGGTCGATCCGCAGACCGGCCAGGTGGAGCTTCTGGACTACACCGTGGTCGACGATTTCGGCGTCACCCTGAACCCGATCCTGCTGGAGGGCCAGGTGCATGGCGGCATCGTCCAGGGCGTCGGCCAGGCCTGGCACGAGCACACGGTCTATGACGAGGAGACCGGCCAGCTGCTCTCCGGCAGCTTCATGGACTACCAGATGCCCCGGGCCGAGGACTTCCCCCCGATCCGCTTCCGCACGCGCAATGTCCGCTGCACGACCAATCCGCTGGGCGTGAAGGGCGCGGGCGAGGCGGGCGCGATCGGCGCGCCGCCGGCCTTCGTCAACGCGGTGCGGAACGCCGTCGACGGCAAGGGCAATCTCGAAGGCCTCGAGATGCCGCTGACGCCCGTGAAGGTCTGGACCGCGCTGCACGGCTGA
- a CDS encoding VOC family protein: MEFARAGFDIGLFSNAREPQLDFWQKTVGLAYDHMGKLGGGVQQHRHHLHDAILKMNHARDPLPAMPPTGYAELIVAVEGRPGTHSETDPDGNRVTLAPAGKDGIDGYALKLSANDPEATMRFYRDVIGLEQLGDPKVFRHGKGRILIQPGEVRVIDDADWRGPGFRYITFQVMDAKTAFQEAEAKGASIGAPLRELGDVVRFGFLRDPDGNMIEISERTTFTGKAL, from the coding sequence ATGGAATTCGCCCGCGCCGGCTTCGACATCGGCCTGTTCTCCAACGCCCGCGAGCCCCAGCTCGACTTCTGGCAGAAGACCGTCGGTCTGGCATACGACCACATGGGCAAGCTGGGCGGCGGCGTGCAGCAGCACCGCCACCATCTCCACGACGCGATCCTGAAGATGAACCATGCCCGCGACCCCCTGCCGGCCATGCCGCCGACCGGCTATGCCGAGCTGATCGTCGCCGTCGAAGGCCGCCCGGGCACCCATTCTGAGACCGACCCGGACGGCAACCGGGTGACGCTCGCGCCCGCCGGCAAGGACGGCATCGACGGCTATGCGCTCAAGCTTTCCGCCAACGACCCGGAAGCGACCATGCGCTTCTACCGCGACGTGATCGGTCTGGAGCAGCTTGGCGATCCGAAGGTCTTCCGCCACGGCAAGGGCCGCATCCTGATCCAGCCGGGCGAGGTCCGGGTCATCGACGACGCCGACTGGCGCGGCCCGGGCTTCCGCTACATCACCTTCCAGGTCATGGATGCGAAGACGGCCTTTCAGGAGGCCGAAGCCAAGGGCGCGTCGATCGGCGCGCCGCTCAGGGAGCTGGGCGACGTGGTGCGCTTCGGCTTCCTGCGCGACCCGGACGGCAACATGATCGAGATCAGCGAGCGCACGACCTTCACCGGCAAGGCTCTCTGA
- the leuS gene encoding leucine--tRNA ligase — translation MTEINERYNPAEVEPRWQAAWENGQCFRAATDTSREKYYVLEMFPYPSGRIHMGHVRNYTLGDVVARYKRARGFNVLHPMGWDAFGLPAENAARDQKVHPAEWTYQNIANMKAELKSMGLSLDWSREFATCDADYYRHQQKLFLDFLKQDLVYRRESWVNWDPVDHTVLANEQVIDGKGWRSGAPVEKRRLTQWFFRITRYAEDLLAELSNLERWPDRVRAMQTQWIGRSEGLRMTFDFAGGGPAEGLTVYTTRPDTIFGASFMAVAAEHPLAQQAAAANAEAAAFVEECRRMGTSEEELERAEKRGFDTGLRVRHPFVEGQTLPVYIANFILMDYGTGAIFGCPAHDQRDLDFARKYGLPVIPVVCPPDADPADFEVGNTAFTGEGRLINSDFLDGLGIEEGKDAVASRMEQAGRGERTVNFRLRDWGLSRQRYWGCPIPVIHCPSCGVVPAPAEQLPVELPMDVTFDKPGNALDRHPTWKHVACPACGADAERETDTMDTFVDSSWYFARFASADAGTEPVRRADADYWLPVDQYIGGIEHAILHLLYSRFFMRGMTATGHTDLSEPFAGLFTQGMVVHRTYRAADGRWLYPSEVEKGADGAWRHVETGEPVTEGALEKMSKSRNNTVDPGAIIDRFGADTARWFMLSDSPPDRDLEWSDEGANGAWRFLQRVWRLVRAAAAGDAGAPDPGHDLVRAAHRAIDGFTGDLEKFHFNRGVARVHELANEIEKTGGDSPADRAARRFAVETIVRLMAPMTPHLAEECWSALGHDGMIVDAPWPEADPALVRQETVAIAVQVKGRKRAVINMARDADPAEVEAAALAEPNVQRAMEGRTVRKVVVVPNRIVNVVV, via the coding sequence ATGACCGAGATCAACGAGAGATACAATCCCGCCGAGGTCGAGCCGCGCTGGCAGGCCGCTTGGGAGAACGGCCAGTGCTTCCGCGCCGCGACCGACACGTCGCGCGAGAAGTATTACGTGCTGGAGATGTTTCCCTATCCGTCGGGGCGCATCCACATGGGCCATGTGCGCAACTACACGCTGGGCGACGTGGTCGCACGCTACAAGCGCGCCCGCGGCTTCAACGTGCTTCACCCCATGGGCTGGGACGCCTTCGGCCTGCCGGCGGAGAACGCCGCGCGCGACCAGAAGGTGCATCCCGCGGAATGGACCTATCAGAACATCGCCAACATGAAGGCGGAGCTGAAGTCCATGGGCCTCAGCCTGGACTGGTCCAGGGAATTCGCCACCTGCGACGCGGACTATTACCGCCACCAGCAGAAGCTGTTCCTGGACTTCCTGAAGCAGGATCTGGTCTATCGCCGGGAAAGCTGGGTCAACTGGGATCCGGTCGACCACACCGTGCTGGCCAACGAGCAGGTGATCGACGGCAAGGGCTGGCGCTCGGGTGCGCCGGTGGAGAAGCGCCGGCTGACCCAGTGGTTCTTCCGCATCACCCGCTACGCCGAGGATCTGCTGGCCGAACTGTCGAACCTGGAGCGCTGGCCGGACCGCGTCCGCGCCATGCAGACCCAGTGGATCGGCCGGTCGGAGGGTCTGCGCATGACCTTCGATTTCGCGGGCGGCGGCCCGGCGGAAGGCCTCACGGTCTACACCACCCGCCCCGACACCATCTTCGGCGCCAGCTTCATGGCGGTCGCCGCCGAGCATCCGCTGGCGCAGCAGGCGGCGGCGGCGAACGCCGAGGCGGCCGCCTTCGTCGAGGAATGCCGGCGCATGGGCACCTCCGAGGAGGAGCTGGAGCGCGCCGAGAAGCGCGGCTTCGACACGGGCCTGCGGGTCCGGCACCCCTTCGTCGAGGGCCAGACCCTGCCGGTCTACATCGCCAACTTCATCCTGATGGACTACGGCACCGGCGCGATCTTCGGCTGTCCGGCCCATGACCAGCGCGACCTGGATTTCGCGCGCAAATACGGCCTGCCCGTGATCCCCGTCGTCTGCCCCCCGGACGCCGATCCGGCGGATTTCGAGGTCGGCAACACGGCCTTCACCGGCGAAGGGCGGCTGATCAATTCGGATTTCCTGGACGGCCTGGGCATCGAGGAAGGCAAGGACGCCGTCGCCAGCCGGATGGAACAGGCCGGCCGCGGGGAACGCACGGTCAACTTCCGCCTGCGCGACTGGGGCCTCAGCCGCCAGCGCTACTGGGGCTGCCCGATCCCGGTGATCCACTGCCCGTCCTGCGGCGTCGTGCCGGCGCCGGCGGAGCAGCTTCCCGTCGAGCTGCCCATGGACGTGACCTTCGACAAGCCCGGCAACGCGCTGGACCGCCACCCGACCTGGAAGCACGTCGCCTGCCCCGCCTGCGGCGCGGACGCCGAACGCGAAACCGACACGATGGACACCTTCGTCGATTCGTCGTGGTACTTCGCGCGCTTCGCCAGCGCCGACGCCGGGACCGAGCCCGTGCGCCGCGCCGACGCCGACTACTGGCTGCCGGTCGATCAGTATATCGGCGGCATCGAGCACGCGATCCTGCACCTGCTCTATTCCCGCTTCTTCATGCGCGGCATGACCGCGACCGGTCATACGGATCTGTCCGAGCCCTTTGCGGGCCTGTTCACGCAGGGCATGGTCGTGCACCGGACCTACCGCGCGGCGGACGGGCGCTGGCTCTATCCCTCCGAGGTGGAGAAGGGCGCCGACGGCGCCTGGCGGCATGTGGAAACCGGCGAGCCGGTGACCGAGGGCGCACTGGAGAAGATGAGCAAGTCGCGCAACAACACCGTCGACCCGGGCGCCATCATCGACCGCTTCGGCGCCGATACCGCACGCTGGTTCATGCTCTCCGACAGCCCGCCCGACCGCGATCTGGAATGGTCGGACGAGGGCGCCAACGGCGCCTGGCGCTTCCTGCAGCGGGTCTGGCGGCTGGTCCGCGCCGCCGCCGCCGGCGACGCCGGGGCGCCGGACCCCGGTCACGACCTCGTCCGCGCCGCGCACCGCGCCATCGACGGCTTCACCGGCGATCTGGAGAAGTTCCATTTCAACCGCGGCGTCGCCCGCGTCCACGAACTGGCCAACGAGATCGAGAAGACCGGCGGCGACAGCCCGGCCGACCGGGCCGCTCGGCGCTTCGCCGTGGAAACCATCGTGCGGCTGATGGCGCCCATGACCCCGCACCTGGCCGAAGAATGCTGGTCGGCGTTGGGTCATGACGGCATGATCGTCGACGCGCCCTGGCCCGAGGCGGATCCGGCCCTGGTGCGCCAGGAGACCGTCGCCATCGCCGTTCAGGTGAAGGGGAGGAAGCG
- the cysC gene encoding adenylyl-sulfate kinase: MTNGNIRDFLKIVFVGHVDHGKSTLVGRIFHDTDSLPEGKVESIRRMCERRGMPMEYAFLLDALQAERDQGITIDTTQIWFKSARRDYVIIDAPGHKEFLKNMITGAASADAAILVIDAKEGVQEQSRRHGYLLHLMGVPQVTVCVNKMDLVGYSQDRFDAIEREIRGYLQSIGVSPDHVIPVSGREGDLIVGPSASMPWYPGPSVVDALDGFRVPAPATDQPLRFPVQDVYKFDDRRIIAGRIESGTLRVGDTLLFSPTNKTVRVKSIEAWNAPAPPMKASAGQSVGITLDEQIFVERGHVASHESHPPIETDVFRAHVFWLGREPLKTGKTYRMKLANTEAPVTVQSIDNVIDTGDLSQRAGATVERNAVAEITVRSRKMLALDEFRDNQKTGRFVLIDGYDISGGGIVSMEGYADQRQMITRRASNITQVMHDITDADRARRNGHKGGVLWFTGLSGAGKSTLAVATERRLFDLGYQVYVLDGDNVRFGLNADLGFSPEDRAENIRRVGEVAALMARAGLIVITAFISPYRSDRDRARQAAGHDFHEIFIQADVATCEARDPKGLYQKARAGEIKEFTGVSAPYEAPDAPELSVDTAALPVDACLDKLMAYVEETFTRTR; this comes from the coding sequence ATGACCAACGGCAATATCCGCGATTTCCTGAAGATCGTCTTCGTCGGCCATGTCGACCACGGCAAGTCGACGCTGGTCGGGCGCATCTTCCACGACACCGACAGCCTGCCCGAGGGCAAGGTCGAATCCATCCGCCGCATGTGCGAGCGCCGCGGCATGCCGATGGAGTACGCCTTCCTGCTGGACGCGCTGCAGGCCGAGCGCGATCAGGGCATCACCATCGACACCACCCAGATCTGGTTCAAGTCGGCCAGGCGCGACTACGTCATCATCGACGCGCCGGGCCACAAGGAATTCCTCAAGAACATGATCACCGGCGCGGCCTCGGCCGACGCGGCCATCCTGGTGATCGACGCCAAAGAAGGCGTGCAGGAACAGTCGCGCCGCCACGGCTACCTGCTGCACCTGATGGGCGTGCCGCAGGTCACGGTCTGCGTCAACAAGATGGACCTGGTGGGCTATTCGCAGGACCGCTTCGACGCCATCGAGCGCGAGATCCGCGGCTATCTGCAGAGCATCGGCGTCAGCCCCGACCACGTCATCCCGGTCTCGGGCCGGGAAGGCGACCTGATCGTCGGGCCGTCGGCCAGCATGCCCTGGTACCCCGGCCCGTCGGTGGTGGACGCCCTGGACGGCTTCCGCGTGCCGGCGCCGGCGACGGATCAGCCGCTGCGCTTCCCCGTGCAGGACGTCTACAAGTTCGACGACCGGCGCATCATCGCCGGCCGTATCGAGAGCGGCACGCTCAGGGTCGGCGACACGCTGCTGTTCAGCCCCACCAACAAGACCGTGCGGGTCAAGTCCATCGAGGCCTGGAACGCGCCGGCGCCGCCGATGAAGGCCTCGGCCGGGCAGTCCGTCGGCATCACCCTGGACGAGCAGATCTTCGTCGAGCGCGGCCATGTCGCCAGCCACGAGTCCCACCCGCCGATCGAGACCGACGTCTTCCGCGCCCATGTCTTCTGGCTGGGCCGCGAGCCGCTGAAGACCGGCAAGACCTACCGCATGAAGCTGGCCAACACCGAGGCGCCGGTGACCGTGCAGTCGATCGACAACGTCATCGACACCGGCGACCTCAGCCAGCGCGCCGGTGCGACCGTGGAGCGCAACGCCGTCGCCGAGATCACAGTGCGCTCGCGCAAGATGCTGGCGCTCGACGAGTTCCGCGACAACCAGAAGACCGGCCGTTTCGTGCTGATCGACGGCTACGACATCTCCGGCGGCGGCATCGTCTCCATGGAGGGCTATGCCGATCAGCGCCAGATGATCACCAGGCGCGCCTCCAACATCACCCAGGTGATGCACGACATCACCGACGCCGACCGCGCCCGGCGAAACGGCCACAAGGGCGGCGTGCTCTGGTTCACCGGCCTGTCGGGCGCCGGCAAGTCGACGCTGGCGGTCGCCACCGAACGGCGGCTCTTCGATCTCGGCTACCAAGTCTACGTGCTGGACGGCGACAATGTCCGTTTCGGCCTCAACGCCGATCTCGGCTTCAGCCCCGAAGACCGCGCCGAGAACATCCGCCGCGTCGGCGAGGTCGCCGCCCTGATGGCCCGGGCGGGGCTGATCGTCATCACCGCCTTCATCTCGCCCTACCGTTCCGACCGCGACCGGGCGCGCCAGGCGGCCGGCCACGATTTCCACGAGATCTTCATCCAGGCCGATGTCGCCACCTGCGAAGCGCGCGATCCCAAGGGCCTCTACCAGAAGGCCCGCGCCGGCGAGATCAAGGAGTTCACCGGCGTCTCCGCGCCCTACGAGGCGCCCGACGCGCCGGAACTGTCGGTCGACACCGCGGCGCTGCCGGTGGACGCTTGCCTCGACAAGCTGATGGCTTATGTGGAGGAGACCTTCACGCGGACTAGGTGA
- a CDS encoding carbonic anhydrase, with protein MITGKPLAAIGFAAAMGAAAAWAADTHWSYAGADGPAQWAALSESFAACGGGVQQSPVDIVEPDTVEAELEEIELAWNAEAAWTVLNNGHTIQVQAPDAGYAVIDGERFDLLQFHFHSPSEHAIDGERWPMEVHFVHAAEDGRLAVIGVMMSGGGANGLFERVMDAAPAAKGEAALGAADARALMPGDDDFFRYQGSLTTPPCSEIVLWSVMEGSVAVSDAAIAKFRDIHAMNARPLQPLNRRYVLQD; from the coding sequence ATGATCACTGGAAAACCGCTCGCGGCGATCGGGTTCGCCGCCGCGATGGGCGCCGCCGCAGCATGGGCGGCGGACACGCACTGGAGCTACGCCGGCGCGGACGGCCCGGCGCAATGGGCGGCGCTGTCGGAGAGCTTCGCGGCCTGCGGCGGCGGCGTGCAGCAGTCGCCGGTCGACATCGTCGAACCGGATACGGTCGAGGCGGAACTGGAGGAAATCGAGCTCGCCTGGAACGCCGAGGCGGCCTGGACGGTGCTGAACAACGGCCACACGATTCAGGTCCAGGCGCCGGACGCGGGTTACGCCGTGATCGACGGGGAGCGTTTCGATCTGCTGCAGTTCCACTTCCACAGCCCGTCCGAGCACGCCATCGACGGCGAGCGCTGGCCCATGGAGGTCCATTTCGTCCATGCCGCCGAGGACGGCCGGCTTGCGGTGATCGGGGTGATGATGTCGGGCGGCGGCGCCAACGGCCTGTTCGAGCGGGTGATGGACGCCGCCCCGGCGGCGAAGGGCGAAGCGGCGCTGGGCGCGGCGGACGCGCGGGCGCTGATGCCCGGCGACGACGATTTCTTCCGCTATCAGGGTTCGCTGACGACGCCGCCCTGCTCGGAGATCGTGCTCTGGTCGGTGATGGAGGGTTCGGTCGCGGTGTCCGATGCGGCGATCGCGAAGTTCCGGGATATCCACGCCATGAACGCCCGGCCGCTGCAGCCGCTCAACCGGCGCTACGTGCTGCAGGACTGA